Below is a window of Geomonas oryzisoli DNA.
CCGCCAACAAAACGCCGCCATCCGCCGGGCACCGGCCAGCCTCACCAAGATGATGACTGCCTTGGTGGTCCTGGAAAGGTGCGACCTTGACGATGTGGTCGTGGTCAGCCGCAGCGCGGCGCGGGAAACCGGCAGCAGAATCGGGCTGCGACGCGGAGAGAAGTTCCGGGTGCGCGACCTGCTGGCGGCGACGTTGATCGCGTCCGCCAACGACGCCTGCCGGGCCCTCGCCGAGCACGCCTGTGGCAATCAACGCGATTTCGTGATACAGATGAACGCGCGAGCCCGGGCCCTGGGTCTTGAGAACACCCATTTCGCCAATGCCTGCGGCCATGACAGCAAGGGGCTCTATTCCAGCGCTCAGGACTTGGCGCGCCTTGCCGAGAGGGCGATGCAACAACCTCACTTCGCGAAGATAGTGGGCCGCCCCAACATGCGCATAACTACACTCGACGGCAGGCGCAGTTATTATCTGAGGAACAAGAACAGGTTGATTGGAAAGTATCCCGGGGCGATCGGAGTAAAAACCGGGACCACACCCAACGCCGGACAATGTCTCGTCGCTCTGGCCGAGCGGGAGGACACAAGGGTCCTGCTGGTTATCATGCACTCGAGAAACAGGTGGGCGGCCGCACCGGCTCTGCTCGACGCCGCCTTCGCCGCCTCATCACCACGCAACACATTACCGAGAATCATAGAATCAGCGACACCAGCAAGGAGAGCGGATGAAGCATCACCGGAAGGAACTGTGGTTCCAGATCAAGAGTAGGCGCGGCTTTGTCAACATCACCCGTGATCTTCAAGCAGCACTGGACGAAAGCGGCATACGCGAGGGGCTGTTATTGTGCAACGCCATGCACATCACCGCCAGCGTCTTCATAAACGATGACGAGTCGGGGCTGCACCAGGACTTCGAAGAATGGCTGGAAGGACTGGCGCCCGAAAAACCTCACAACCGGTACCGCCACAACCATGGCGAGGACAACGGTGATGCGCACCTGAAAAGAACCATCATGGGCCGGGAAGTGGTCGTCGCGGTGACGGGTGGGAAGCTCGATCTGGGGCCTTGGGAGCAGGTGTTTTACGGTGAGTTCGACGGCATGCGCAGAAAGAGGGCTCTGGTAAAAATCATCGGTGAATAGTCACACAGGAATCAGGTCCGGGCGGCAGGAGAAGCACCGGATGAGCGACATAGTCAGACTGCCCGCAGCACTAAAACCGTGATATCGTCAGGCTGGGGATCGGGTTTGCCGGTCAGCGCCACAAGGGTGTCAGCCATCTCCTGGGCGCTTTTCTTTCCTGCAAGGTGGGACGCCAGTTTTTCGTGAGTGAGCTCCAGTTCCGGCCTGGCATCGACCAAACCATCACTGTACAGAACCATCACATCACCCTTCCTGAAGTGCACGTTCCCTTCCAGGTAGACCTCATCCCCTTGCACCCCCAAAGGGAGCCCCCGCGGGTTGAGGGTTTCTACTGCCCCGTTACCGCGCCTGACAAAGACATAGCCATGACCGCAGTCAACGAAGGAAAGAGTCCGCGCCGCGGAGTCCAACTGGGCGTGGAACAGGGTGACAAAGCTTTCCGAGTTCTCGAGGTCCTCGTTGAGCGCCTTTTCGGCCAAATGCACCGCCTGGGCCGGCCGGTTGTAAAGCGTCACCGCATGCAGCGCCGCCCTGACCGTTGCCATCAACATGGCAGCGGCCATCCCCTTTCCCATGACATCGCCGAGGGTCAGGTTGAAGAGCGTGGGCGACACTTGCTGCCAGTCATAGAAGTCGCCGCCAACCTGTTTGGCGGGAAGGCAGCGTGCTGCTATTTCGAAGCCTTCGATTTGCGGGTAAACCCGCGGCAGGAGCTTGGCCTGGATTTCCGCAGCATATACCAGTTCAAGTTGCAGCTGCATGCGGCGCAGCTCGCTCTCCCGTAAATCAGCCTCCGCCTTTTTTCGTTCGCTGGTGTCCCTGAAGATCGAGATGTTGCCGGTGACGTTGCCGAAGCGGTCCAGACGCTTCATCGCATAAAGCTCGCCGATGAAGACTTCGCCGCTTTTCCTGCGGAAGTGCAGTTCGACGAGTTTTCCCTTCACCCTGGTTTTGGCGTCGAACACCTCTTTGCCAGTGCTGTCGTAATCTTCATTCTTGGCATAGAGAATTCTGCTGCTCTTGCCGATCACTTCCTGCGACTCGTAGCCGAAAATGTCGTGTAAGGCAGGCTGGTTCACGTGGAGTATGGTTCGGTTGTGGTCGGCGACGACGATGACGTCTCGTATGCTGTTGAACAGGTTTCTGTAATCTTCGGCCC
It encodes the following:
- a CDS encoding D-alanyl-D-alanine carboxypeptidase family protein, whose amino-acid sequence is MKIFSFLKKSLSIAAVISGLAITEPAEARSYHPATTYLVKINGRLFRQQNAAIRRAPASLTKMMTALVVLERCDLDDVVVVSRSAARETGSRIGLRRGEKFRVRDLLAATLIASANDACRALAEHACGNQRDFVIQMNARARALGLENTHFANACGHDSKGLYSSAQDLARLAERAMQQPHFAKIVGRPNMRITTLDGRRSYYLRNKNRLIGKYPGAIGVKTGTTPNAGQCLVALAEREDTRVLLVIMHSRNRWAAAPALLDAAFAASSPRNTLPRIIESATPARRADEASPEGTVVPDQE
- a CDS encoding SpoIIE family protein phosphatase; translation: MKQERLRILHLEDDPMDAELVLLTLTSEGLDCEVQVVSRRDEFSVALERGGMDLILADFALPAFDGMTALSMVRQKLPDLPFVFVSGKLGEEAAIESLKSGATDYVLKSRLSRLVPAVQRALTEAQERAKQRQTERDLEVAHAEIEKRAEDYRNLFNSIRDVIVVADHNRTILHVNQPALHDIFGYESQEVIGKSSRILYAKNEDYDSTGKEVFDAKTRVKGKLVELHFRRKSGEVFIGELYAMKRLDRFGNVTGNISIFRDTSERKKAEADLRESELRRMQLQLELVYAAEIQAKLLPRVYPQIEGFEIAARCLPAKQVGGDFYDWQQVSPTLFNLTLGDVMGKGMAAAMLMATVRAALHAVTLYNRPAQAVHLAEKALNEDLENSESFVTLFHAQLDSAARTLSFVDCGHGYVFVRRGNGAVETLNPRGLPLGVQGDEVYLEGNVHFRKGDVMVLYSDGLVDARPELELTHEKLASHLAGKKSAQEMADTLVALTGKPDPQPDDITVLVLRAV
- a CDS encoding secondary thiamine-phosphate synthase enzyme YjbQ translates to MKHHRKELWFQIKSRRGFVNITRDLQAALDESGIREGLLLCNAMHITASVFINDDESGLHQDFEEWLEGLAPEKPHNRYRHNHGEDNGDAHLKRTIMGREVVVAVTGGKLDLGPWEQVFYGEFDGMRRKRALVKIIGE